From a region of the Labrenzia sp. CE80 genome:
- a CDS encoding MazG-like family protein encodes MKQRIFELTQLDPKSLQERSLKLCEEAGELAQAVLSATGAPGSAYKNLTLDDVREEAADAAIVALSVLAQTCDDEVMFQEQLDQLFAQKCDKWQSVLKRGV; translated from the coding sequence ATGAAACAACGCATCTTCGAATTGACGCAGCTTGACCCGAAGTCCCTCCAGGAGCGCTCGCTCAAGCTTTGCGAAGAGGCCGGGGAATTGGCCCAGGCTGTTCTTTCTGCGACCGGAGCGCCGGGCTCAGCTTATAAGAACCTCACGCTTGACGACGTGCGTGAGGAGGCAGCTGACGCGGCAATCGTGGCCCTGAGCGTTCTGGCGCAGACCTGTGATGATGAGGTCATGTTCCAAGAGCAGCTTGATCAGCTGTTCGCGCAAAAGTGCGACAAGTGGCAGTCGGTTCTGAAGCGCGGCGTCTGA
- a CDS encoding sulfite exporter TauE/SafE family protein, whose product MFDIFSSFSPGTLMFLGAVLFVAGTVRGFAGFGAGMIFMPMATAIVYPPTAAAGFLFLDFAIAMPLVVRAVRICDWNTVIPAVAASVIFVHTGTWFLANGDVLMLRWVIFAIVAGLLALLVSGWRYHSKPTRAVSFGVGAVAGVLGGISQVSGPPVVAFWLSSAKEPAIVRANLIVFFALASIGTILAYWLNGFFTLEVGHFLFAGIPAYALGLFVGSKSFGKADPKYYRLIAYTLIAIAAITSMPALDAWLR is encoded by the coding sequence ATGTTCGATATTTTCTCTTCGTTTTCACCCGGAACGCTCATGTTCCTGGGGGCCGTTCTTTTTGTGGCGGGAACAGTGCGCGGCTTTGCGGGCTTCGGCGCAGGCATGATCTTCATGCCAATGGCAACCGCTATTGTCTATCCGCCAACGGCCGCGGCCGGCTTTCTGTTTCTCGACTTCGCCATCGCCATGCCTTTGGTCGTTCGCGCAGTCCGGATATGCGACTGGAACACGGTCATTCCGGCGGTCGCCGCCTCCGTCATTTTCGTTCATACCGGAACATGGTTCCTGGCCAACGGTGACGTCTTGATGCTGCGTTGGGTGATCTTTGCGATCGTTGCCGGTCTGCTTGCTCTTCTTGTTTCGGGATGGCGTTATCACAGCAAACCGACCCGTGCTGTCTCATTTGGAGTCGGCGCCGTCGCTGGTGTGCTCGGCGGGATCAGCCAGGTTTCCGGCCCGCCTGTTGTCGCCTTCTGGCTTTCAAGCGCCAAAGAGCCGGCAATCGTCCGGGCCAACCTGATTGTCTTCTTCGCCCTGGCGAGTATCGGCACCATCCTGGCCTATTGGCTGAACGGCTTCTTTACGCTGGAGGTCGGTCATTTCCTATTCGCAGGCATACCCGCCTATGCGCTTGGACTTTTCGTCGGCTCGAAGAGCTTCGGCAAGGCTGACCCGAAATACTACCGCCTGATCGCCTATACCCTGATTGCCATCGCGGCCATCACCAGCATGCCAGCTCTGGATGCATGGCTTAGATAG
- the ruvC gene encoding crossover junction endodeoxyribonuclease RuvC: MTHPIRVLGIDPGLRRMGWGVIEAIGNRLTFIASGTVTSNNKQDLAERLVQLHDGLSRIVELQAPMEAAVELTFVNKDAGATLKLGQARGVALLVPALAGLHVSEYAPNLVKKTVVGTGHAEKDQIRAMVKVLMPRATFDTDDAADALAIAICHAHHRGSTTGRLARAGAA; encoded by the coding sequence ATGACACATCCGATTCGAGTTCTCGGCATCGATCCGGGGTTGCGACGCATGGGTTGGGGCGTGATCGAGGCGATCGGAAATCGATTGACCTTCATCGCTTCCGGCACGGTGACTTCTAACAACAAGCAGGATCTGGCTGAACGCCTCGTCCAGCTGCATGACGGTCTGTCCCGGATTGTCGAACTTCAAGCGCCCATGGAAGCCGCCGTTGAGCTGACGTTCGTCAATAAGGATGCAGGGGCGACGCTGAAACTCGGTCAGGCCCGCGGTGTCGCGCTCCTGGTTCCAGCCCTTGCAGGCTTGCACGTGTCCGAGTATGCGCCGAACCTAGTCAAGAAGACGGTCGTGGGCACAGGGCACGCGGAAAAAGATCAGATCCGGGCGATGGTGAAGGTGCTGATGCCCCGGGCGACCTTTGATACAGATGATGCGGCAGATGCGCTGGCGATTGCGATCTGCCATGCCCATCATCGTGGTTCGACAACTGGAAGACTGGCACGGGCAGGCGCTGCATGA
- the ruvA gene encoding Holliday junction branch migration protein RuvA produces the protein MIGKLKGTIDSYGEDYVILDVHGVGYQVHCPSRILQTLPRAGEAAVLAIETYVREDMIKLYGFSDDAEREWFRLLMTVQGVGAKVALAILGILKASEVANAIALGDKATISRAPGVGKRVAERILAELKDKAPSFASVDAETIAVSQTVNEDIAARPVAEAVSALTNLGYGQPQASAAVAKAMQSAGEDASTETLIRLGLKELAQ, from the coding sequence ATGATCGGAAAACTCAAGGGGACCATCGACAGCTACGGCGAGGATTATGTGATCCTCGATGTCCATGGTGTCGGCTATCAGGTCCATTGCCCCTCGCGCATCCTTCAGACCCTGCCGCGCGCAGGGGAGGCCGCAGTCCTGGCGATTGAGACCTATGTTCGCGAGGACATGATCAAGCTCTATGGCTTCTCGGATGATGCGGAACGGGAATGGTTTCGTCTCTTGATGACGGTTCAGGGTGTTGGCGCGAAAGTGGCGCTGGCAATTCTTGGCATTCTCAAGGCCAGTGAAGTTGCCAATGCGATTGCTCTTGGCGACAAGGCGACGATCTCGAGGGCACCTGGCGTCGGCAAGCGCGTTGCGGAGCGGATCTTGGCCGAGTTGAAGGACAAGGCACCAAGTTTCGCCTCAGTGGATGCTGAGACAATCGCGGTGTCGCAGACCGTCAATGAAGACATTGCCGCAAGACCTGTGGCCGAAGCCGTGTCGGCTCTGACCAACCTTGGATATGGACAACCGCAAGCCAGTGCCGCGGTGGCAAAGGCCATGCAATCTGCTGGTGAGGATGCTTCCACGGAGACGCTGATCCGTCTCGGCCTGAAGGAACTCGCGCAATGA
- a CDS encoding endonuclease, whose amino-acid sequence MTAVIFILIAIVFFVLGMGGIMYIDHKFALAVDGRTYSMKGRKIDTEDPYVRRQFKKFYAIRVVYSISLLALLIVVVSYVG is encoded by the coding sequence ATGACCGCCGTCATTTTCATTTTGATTGCAATTGTCTTCTTCGTGCTCGGCATGGGCGGGATCATGTATATTGATCACAAGTTCGCTCTCGCCGTCGATGGTCGGACCTATTCGATGAAGGGGCGCAAGATTGACACTGAAGACCCTTACGTGCGCCGCCAGTTCAAGAAGTTCTACGCCATTCGCGTTGTCTATTCGATCAGCCTGCTTGCACTCCTGATCGTGGTGGTCAGCTATGTCGGATGA
- the ruvB gene encoding Holliday junction branch migration DNA helicase RuvB, with amino-acid sequence MSDDQRLVTPEIRGDEIDGTMRPQALDDFVGQAQARANLKIFIEAAKARGEALDHVLFVGPPGLGKTTLAQIMARELGVNFRATSGPVIAKAGDLAALLTNLEERDVLFIDEIHRLNPAVEEVLYPAMEDYQLDLIIGEGPAARSVKIDLAKFTLVAATTRLGLLTTPLRDRFGIPVRLQFYTVPELEHIVNRGARILGVGMTEDGAHEIAKRSRGTPRIAGRLLRRVRDFAVVAGNENVDQALADKALSQLEVDNAGLDSLDRRYLSQIAMNFGGGPVGIETIAAALSEPRDAIEEIVEPYLIQNGFLQRTPRGRVLTPQAFQHLGLAVPKRSDAPQLGLFAEPE; translated from the coding sequence ATGTCGGATGATCAGCGCCTCGTCACGCCGGAGATCCGTGGCGATGAAATCGACGGCACGATGCGGCCGCAGGCTCTCGATGATTTTGTGGGGCAGGCGCAGGCGCGCGCCAACCTGAAGATTTTCATCGAAGCGGCCAAAGCACGCGGTGAAGCGCTTGATCATGTGCTCTTCGTTGGCCCTCCGGGTCTTGGCAAGACGACGCTGGCCCAGATCATGGCCCGGGAGCTTGGCGTGAATTTTCGCGCAACTTCAGGGCCGGTGATCGCAAAAGCTGGCGATCTGGCGGCGCTTCTGACCAACCTTGAAGAGCGGGATGTTCTTTTCATCGATGAGATTCATCGTTTGAATCCAGCGGTAGAAGAAGTGCTTTATCCGGCGATGGAAGACTATCAGCTGGATTTGATCATCGGAGAGGGGCCTGCTGCCCGTTCGGTCAAGATCGACCTTGCGAAGTTCACGTTGGTTGCTGCCACGACGCGGCTCGGCCTATTGACAACGCCCTTGCGCGATCGCTTCGGTATTCCTGTTCGGTTGCAATTCTATACGGTTCCGGAACTGGAGCATATCGTCAATCGCGGCGCGCGCATCCTCGGGGTCGGCATGACCGAGGATGGCGCACATGAGATCGCCAAGCGCTCACGCGGAACACCACGCATTGCGGGTCGCCTGCTTCGCCGCGTGCGTGACTTTGCTGTGGTCGCCGGCAACGAAAACGTGGATCAGGCGCTGGCGGACAAGGCCTTGTCACAGCTTGAGGTCGATAATGCTGGTCTGGACAGTCTCGATCGCAGGTATCTTAGCCAGATTGCCATGAACTTCGGTGGCGGACCTGTCGGCATCGAAACCATTGCCGCCGCACTCTCCGAACCGCGCGATGCAATTGAAGAGATCGTGGAGCCCTATCTGATCCAGAATGGCTTCCTGCAGAGGACGCCCCGCGGCCGGGTGTTGACACCTCAGGCTTTTCAGCATCTTGGTCTTGCTGTTCCCAAGAGGTCCGACGCACCACAACTCGGTTTATTCGCCGAACCCGAGTAG